The Spirosoma foliorum genome has a window encoding:
- a CDS encoding glucoamylase family protein codes for MNTTKLIGLLFLVVAGLSCKKTQDVEPPESFYFHPVQVNGQASSSMSFQNVGANPVITISFSAPLQKESVAKAIQLSLKSTGVSVPLNYTVSSGDTVITATPQSSLSALTAYQFTVQPTLTSARNSVLNSTVTVNLTTSLDNTDKFPRISDSLLLDLVQKQTFKYFWDFGHPVSGLARERNSSGDIVTSGGSGFGVMAILVGINRNFITRQQGLTRLTTITNFLTNNAKRYHGAFPHWLNGATGATVPFSAKDDGADLVETSYLMQGLLTARQYFNSSTNADEIALRKSINALWDGVEWNWFTKNGTETNLYWHWSPNYNWDMNLPIRGWNEALITYVLAASSNTSPITKTIYDNSWAQNGQMKNGNSYYGIKLPLGPAYGGPLFFSQYSFLGINPHDLTDTYADYWQQNTAHSQINYTYCKTNPKQYSGYSADCWGLTASDQQDGYSARDPTNDNGTIAPTAALSSMPYTPTESMQALRFFYYKLGDKIWKDYGFVDAFNLNNIWFADSFLAIDQGPIIVMVENQRSQLLWKLFMSCPEVKKGMKGLGFQSPNLN; via the coding sequence ATGAATACGACCAAATTAATTGGACTACTTTTTCTGGTAGTCGCTGGCTTATCCTGCAAAAAAACGCAGGACGTTGAGCCGCCCGAATCGTTTTACTTCCATCCGGTTCAGGTAAACGGGCAAGCATCATCAAGCATGAGCTTTCAGAATGTTGGTGCCAATCCAGTCATAACGATATCTTTTTCGGCACCGCTTCAAAAGGAATCCGTTGCAAAAGCTATTCAGCTTTCCCTGAAATCGACGGGTGTATCTGTTCCCTTAAACTATACTGTTTCCAGTGGCGATACGGTTATAACAGCAACCCCTCAGAGTTCACTTAGCGCGCTGACAGCTTATCAGTTTACCGTACAACCAACGCTAACATCAGCCCGGAATTCCGTTTTGAATTCAACCGTAACAGTCAACCTGACAACGTCTCTCGACAACACCGATAAATTCCCGCGCATCAGCGATTCGCTCCTACTCGATCTCGTTCAGAAACAGACGTTTAAGTACTTCTGGGATTTTGGACATCCGGTTTCAGGTCTGGCTCGTGAGCGTAATTCGTCGGGCGATATCGTTACGTCGGGTGGAAGTGGCTTCGGCGTCATGGCCATTCTGGTGGGTATAAACCGGAATTTTATCACTCGTCAGCAAGGATTGACCCGGCTAACCACAATCACGAATTTCCTGACCAACAACGCGAAACGGTATCACGGTGCCTTTCCGCACTGGCTCAATGGGGCAACGGGGGCAACGGTTCCGTTTAGTGCGAAAGACGACGGAGCTGATCTGGTCGAAACATCGTATCTGATGCAGGGGTTATTGACTGCCCGACAGTATTTCAACAGTTCAACCAACGCTGACGAGATTGCCTTACGAAAAAGCATAAATGCGCTTTGGGATGGCGTTGAATGGAACTGGTTTACCAAAAACGGCACCGAAACCAATCTGTACTGGCACTGGTCGCCCAACTACAATTGGGACATGAATCTGCCCATTCGCGGCTGGAATGAAGCCCTGATTACCTATGTATTGGCGGCTTCATCAAACACCTCGCCTATTACTAAAACCATTTACGACAACAGTTGGGCACAGAACGGCCAAATGAAGAATGGGAACAGCTATTACGGCATCAAGCTCCCATTAGGCCCGGCTTATGGAGGCCCGCTATTCTTCTCCCAATATTCCTTTTTAGGGATCAATCCGCATGACCTGACAGATACCTACGCCGATTATTGGCAACAAAACACGGCGCATTCGCAGATAAACTACACGTATTGCAAAACCAACCCAAAACAATACAGCGGCTATAGTGCTGACTGCTGGGGCCTAACCGCCAGCGATCAACAGGATGGCTACTCCGCCCGTGACCCAACAAACGACAACGGCACGATTGCCCCAACGGCGGCCCTATCGTCGATGCCCTACACGCCTACCGAGTCGATGCAGGCGCTCCGATTTTTCTATTACAAACTGGGCGATAAAATTTGGAAAGACTACGGTTTTGTCGATGCCTTCAATCTAAACAACATCTGGTTTGCCGACTCATTCTTAGCCATCGATCAGGGGCCGATTATCGTGATGGTCGAAAATCAGCGCTCGCAACTACTCTGGAAATTGTTTATGAGCTGCCCCGAAGTCAAGAAAGGCATGAAAGGCCTGGGCTTCCAAAGCCCCAATCTGAATTGA
- a CDS encoding SusC/RagA family TonB-linked outer membrane protein — MENISLHQQLQRRVVLLAGLLVLLFFRSALAEMPQAGGPRAGAPPIRITGKVTDGTSTVGIPGVTIQVKGTTTGTVTDGTGAFTIQAEDNATLIFSSIGYQKIEIAVGGRTTINVPLVEDTKSLNEVVVVGYGTQRKSDVTGATVTIKGDELIKQPVLTATQALQGKAAGVQIISSGQPGSSPVVRIRGTGSALGGTAALFVVDGVLTDDISNINTADIVNVDVLKDASATAIYGSRGANGVVIITTKRGTVGKMTVNYTGNAGFRIPSYLVPMANSTEYANYVSAATGNIVSPGTTSTDWYKQILRNGFQQNHGISINGGTEKSTYFLSAGYYTDQGLVIDNQYKRFSIRANNDFTFNKYVKLGISASYANGDNQIANLGTAYNDAYRAAPIIQSKVNGKYGNTSVYQNVGNPILDIENNNNHATDNRLLGSAYLEIKPVDWITYRTNIGGDWVNLNTREYNYQFNNDTTTFINAGGNQRNPNSNLKFINTRTFHWTWDNLITFNKKFDKHALTVLVGTTAEKYTLTSFTAFRKDVPAAQNLWYINTGNANTSTNDGSGDQYNRNSYIGRVNYNYNDKYLFTATIRADGSSRFPAQNRWGYFPSVGAGWVISNESFMANQQIFDMLKVRASWGKVGNDRIPTDAYTVTVAPNLAYPFGGGIATPGSAITQIKDPNVKWETTEEADLGVEFTALNGKLTGEVNYYNKKSRDLLINVKVPSVSGDADGVVLTNAASIQNQGFEFTLNWRGKITNDLSYRIGGNATLNQNKVIGLNGGQPILDGGIGANQQYTTRTDNGQPVGSFYVLQVLGVFQNADEIANYKNASGQVIQPSANAGDFKYQDTNGDGKIDDNDRVFAGSYQPKAYFGLNLGLTYKSFDLSVDLYGNVGNQIYNGKRAFRQSALDNVEKSVAYKRWSAGSGIQTEPAANSGNLPPFYLLH; from the coding sequence ATGGAAAACATTTCACTTCATCAGCAGCTCCAAAGGCGAGTTGTCCTGCTTGCAGGTCTACTCGTTCTGCTCTTTTTTCGATCAGCTCTGGCAGAAATGCCCCAGGCTGGAGGACCCCGGGCTGGAGCGCCCCCTATCCGTATTACGGGTAAGGTAACAGACGGCACATCAACAGTGGGCATACCAGGGGTTACAATACAGGTAAAAGGAACCACAACGGGTACGGTCACCGACGGGACTGGTGCTTTTACAATTCAGGCCGAAGACAATGCCACCCTCATTTTTTCAAGTATTGGTTATCAGAAGATCGAAATCGCGGTCGGTGGCCGAACAACCATCAATGTTCCTCTTGTAGAAGATACCAAATCATTGAATGAGGTAGTGGTTGTGGGGTATGGCACGCAACGCAAATCGGATGTTACGGGGGCAACGGTCACTATCAAAGGCGATGAATTAATAAAACAACCTGTACTGACGGCTACTCAGGCACTTCAGGGCAAAGCAGCTGGGGTTCAGATCATCAGCAGTGGTCAGCCGGGTAGCTCACCTGTAGTTCGAATTCGGGGGACGGGTAGCGCCTTGGGTGGTACGGCGGCTCTGTTCGTTGTCGATGGTGTGTTAACCGATGATATTTCAAACATCAACACCGCCGATATCGTGAATGTCGATGTACTCAAAGATGCCTCAGCAACAGCTATTTATGGATCACGCGGGGCAAATGGAGTTGTGATCATTACCACCAAACGGGGTACGGTTGGCAAAATGACTGTAAATTACACAGGCAACGCAGGCTTTCGGATACCTTCCTACCTAGTTCCGATGGCCAATTCTACCGAATACGCCAACTACGTTAGTGCGGCTACTGGTAACATTGTCAGTCCAGGTACGACCTCTACGGATTGGTACAAACAGATTCTGAGAAACGGCTTCCAGCAGAATCACGGCATCTCCATAAATGGCGGCACCGAGAAATCAACCTACTTCCTGAGCGCTGGTTATTATACCGATCAGGGGCTTGTGATCGACAATCAATACAAACGGTTTTCGATTCGAGCCAACAACGATTTCACGTTCAACAAATACGTAAAACTAGGAATATCAGCATCTTATGCCAACGGCGATAATCAGATTGCCAATCTGGGAACGGCCTACAATGACGCTTACCGAGCCGCTCCCATCATTCAATCAAAGGTGAATGGCAAGTATGGTAACACATCGGTTTACCAGAATGTAGGCAATCCAATACTGGATATTGAGAATAACAATAACCACGCGACAGACAACCGGTTGTTAGGTTCTGCCTATCTGGAAATCAAGCCCGTTGACTGGATTACATACCGCACAAACATTGGTGGTGACTGGGTTAACCTGAATACTCGGGAATACAATTACCAGTTCAACAACGATACGACCACCTTTATCAACGCGGGTGGTAATCAGCGAAATCCCAACAGCAACCTGAAGTTCATCAACACGCGAACCTTTCACTGGACCTGGGATAACCTGATCACGTTCAACAAGAAATTTGATAAACATGCCTTAACCGTGCTGGTTGGTACAACGGCAGAAAAATACACGCTCACCAGCTTTACGGCCTTCCGAAAAGATGTTCCAGCCGCGCAAAACCTGTGGTACATCAACACCGGGAATGCCAATACATCGACCAACGATGGCTCTGGCGATCAATACAATCGCAATTCGTACATCGGTCGGGTCAATTACAACTACAACGATAAGTACCTGTTCACGGCAACCATTCGGGCCGATGGGTCATCCCGTTTTCCGGCTCAGAACCGCTGGGGGTACTTCCCTTCTGTAGGCGCAGGCTGGGTGATTAGCAACGAAAGCTTCATGGCTAATCAGCAGATTTTCGATATGCTTAAAGTGCGGGCCAGTTGGGGTAAAGTTGGTAACGACCGGATTCCAACCGATGCCTATACGGTGACGGTAGCACCTAATCTGGCTTATCCATTTGGTGGTGGCATTGCTACACCCGGAAGCGCCATTACCCAGATCAAAGACCCGAATGTGAAATGGGAAACTACCGAAGAGGCCGATTTAGGCGTTGAATTCACGGCATTGAACGGTAAACTCACCGGCGAGGTCAACTACTACAACAAGAAGTCACGTGACCTACTGATCAATGTCAAAGTACCTTCCGTATCGGGTGATGCCGATGGGGTGGTACTAACCAATGCCGCTTCGATTCAGAATCAGGGCTTTGAATTTACACTGAACTGGCGGGGCAAAATCACGAACGATCTCTCCTACCGCATCGGTGGTAACGCAACCCTGAATCAGAACAAGGTTATTGGCCTGAACGGCGGACAACCGATTCTCGATGGGGGCATTGGCGCTAACCAGCAATACACAACCCGAACCGATAATGGCCAGCCCGTTGGTAGCTTTTATGTATTGCAGGTATTGGGCGTTTTCCAGAACGCCGATGAAATCGCGAATTACAAAAACGCATCAGGCCAGGTCATTCAGCCCTCGGCCAATGCCGGTGATTTTAAATATCAGGACACCAACGGCGACGGTAAGATTGACGACAACGACCGGGTATTTGCCGGGTCGTACCAACCGAAAGCCTATTTCGGTCTAAATCTGGGCCTAACTTACAAAAGCTTCGACCTCAGTGTTGATTTATATGGCAACGTAGGCAACCAGATTTACAACGGCAAACGGGCATTCCGTCAGAGCGCGCTGGACAACGTCGAGAAGTCGGTTGCGTACAAGCGCTGGTCGGCGGGTAGTGGCATCCAAACAGAACCAGCCGCTAACAGCGGCAACCTCCCCCCCTTCTACCTACTTCATTGA
- a CDS encoding glucoamylase family protein, translating into MKTFFLFFLTISIAFAQSKPTYRFTAADNAFLDSLQRDTFRYFWDTTNPENGLIPDRAPTNSFASIAAVGFGLTSYLVGVERGYITRTQAADRTLRTLRFFAKAPQSDKATGVTGYKGFFYHFLDMKTGERFKQVELSTIDTALLLGGILSSQTYFDKNTPVETEIRQLAEQIYARVDWTWIQARRPFVSMGWHPEKGFIPADWKGYNEGMLLYILALGSPTHPVGEDVWTAWTKSYDWANFQGQQHVNFDPLFGHQYSHVWIDFRSIKDNYMQTKGIDYFENSRRATYANRAYCVENPAKWQDYSPTIWGLTACDGPKDTTAASRNFFSYRARGAAIQQIVDDGTIAPTAAGGSIAFAPEICLPALKAMKSKYGSKLYGQYGFRDAFNPTYRYASAYANGSTANGWFDIDYLGIDQGPILLMAENARTSFVWNLMKRNPHIQRGLKRAGFTGGWLK; encoded by the coding sequence ATGAAAACATTCTTTCTCTTTTTCCTGACCATAAGCATTGCTTTTGCCCAATCGAAACCAACTTACCGGTTCACGGCAGCAGACAATGCATTTCTGGATAGTCTTCAACGAGATACATTCCGGTATTTCTGGGATACAACGAATCCCGAAAATGGTCTAATTCCCGATCGTGCACCAACCAACTCATTTGCGAGTATTGCCGCCGTGGGTTTCGGCCTTACCTCTTACCTGGTAGGGGTCGAGCGGGGTTACATTACTCGTACACAAGCCGCTGATCGAACGCTCAGAACGCTTCGCTTTTTCGCCAAAGCGCCCCAATCTGACAAAGCAACAGGCGTTACAGGCTATAAGGGATTCTTCTACCATTTTCTGGATATGAAAACCGGGGAGCGCTTCAAACAAGTCGAGTTATCCACGATTGATACGGCGCTTTTACTAGGCGGTATATTAAGTTCTCAGACTTATTTCGACAAGAACACACCCGTTGAAACCGAAATCCGCCAGTTGGCCGAGCAGATTTATGCGCGTGTGGACTGGACCTGGATTCAGGCGCGTCGCCCGTTTGTATCAATGGGCTGGCACCCCGAAAAAGGGTTTATACCTGCCGATTGGAAAGGCTACAACGAAGGAATGTTGTTGTACATACTGGCACTGGGTTCGCCTACGCATCCGGTTGGCGAGGACGTGTGGACTGCCTGGACTAAAAGCTACGATTGGGCAAATTTCCAGGGCCAGCAGCACGTCAATTTCGATCCGCTATTTGGCCACCAATACTCCCACGTCTGGATCGATTTCCGAAGTATCAAGGATAACTACATGCAAACGAAAGGCATCGATTACTTTGAGAACTCGCGTCGGGCTACTTACGCGAATCGGGCCTACTGTGTAGAGAATCCGGCAAAATGGCAAGACTACAGTCCAACGATTTGGGGACTAACTGCCTGCGATGGTCCAAAGGATACAACCGCAGCTAGTCGAAATTTCTTTTCGTACCGGGCACGCGGGGCTGCTATTCAACAAATCGTAGACGACGGAACCATTGCCCCTACAGCGGCCGGTGGTTCGATAGCTTTCGCTCCTGAAATTTGCCTGCCCGCGCTGAAAGCGATGAAAAGCAAGTATGGCAGTAAATTGTACGGACAATACGGTTTCCGGGACGCCTTCAACCCAACCTACAGGTATGCTTCAGCCTACGCTAACGGCTCCACAGCCAACGGCTGGTTCGACATCGATTACCTTGGCATTGATCAGGGACCGATTTTACTCATGGCAGAAAACGCCCGAACGAGCTTTGTCTGGAATCTGATGAAGCGTAATCCGCATATCCAGAGAGGTTTAAAACGCGCTGGCTTTACGGGCGGCTGGTTGAAGTAG
- a CDS encoding TonB-dependent receptor: MASKQNQPLTAATSPPSTYFIESGNFARINNLTLGYRVPNAVLKKIGASNVRVFVTGQNLFTLKKYSGFTAELPGFNATSSAGIVTTGSPTTQGIELNAYPTPSTLVAGLNIGF, from the coding sequence GTGGCATCCAAACAGAACCAGCCGCTAACAGCGGCAACCTCCCCCCCTTCTACCTACTTCATTGAATCGGGCAATTTTGCGCGGATCAATAACCTGACGCTGGGTTACCGCGTACCTAATGCGGTGTTGAAAAAAATAGGGGCCAGCAATGTACGCGTCTTTGTAACGGGGCAGAATTTATTCACACTCAAAAAATACAGCGGCTTCACGGCTGAGTTGCCCGGCTTTAACGCCACCAGCAGCGCCGGTATCGTAACGACAGGCAGCCCAACCACCCAGGGAATTGAATTAAACGCCTATCCAACTCCCAGCACCCTTGTGGCCGGGCTAAACATTGGCTTTTAA
- a CDS encoding LamG domain-containing protein, producing the protein MKTRQISAWVMAGLVMSAAFTSCKKSDDVATLPPIGGYNGSNDVAATNMIAHWTFDGTNNEAISGTAPSKSTNASFTTGVKGQALQLSSGYLLYPVISSLSSASALGSVTVSAWVNTANNGTTASEYFGLTSPSATDWGQMINLLVETGQKKSTVDTLVLHGFVGQYSSGQRSGQDNVNSGDAADAGNTFKVTKVSGQWTHVVFKYDGSSSTIDIYANGSVVSNSRYRQRGTTGPLVFPTPSQVLIGAFPNVNSGFASSANQVWQGLFNGSIDEVRVYNKALSDTDVSSLYQLEKAGR; encoded by the coding sequence ATGAAAACAAGACAAATCTCAGCGTGGGTGATGGCAGGGCTGGTAATGAGTGCAGCGTTTACCTCCTGCAAAAAAAGTGATGATGTGGCTACATTACCTCCTATTGGCGGTTACAATGGCTCTAACGATGTAGCAGCTACGAACATGATCGCTCATTGGACTTTCGACGGCACCAATAATGAAGCAATTTCTGGAACAGCACCGTCCAAAAGCACTAATGCGTCATTTACAACAGGCGTGAAAGGGCAGGCATTACAACTGAGTTCTGGCTATCTTCTCTATCCAGTTATAAGTTCTCTCAGCAGTGCCAGTGCATTAGGGAGTGTCACTGTGAGCGCTTGGGTAAATACTGCTAATAATGGAACAACGGCTTCTGAATATTTCGGTTTGACCAGTCCTTCTGCTACAGACTGGGGGCAAATGATCAATCTCCTCGTTGAAACAGGTCAGAAAAAATCTACTGTTGACACCTTAGTTCTACACGGGTTTGTTGGCCAATATTCAAGTGGACAACGTAGTGGACAAGATAATGTAAACAGTGGCGATGCTGCTGACGCTGGTAATACGTTCAAAGTGACAAAGGTATCTGGCCAATGGACGCATGTTGTTTTTAAATATGATGGCTCTTCTTCGACAATTGATATTTATGCAAACGGAAGCGTGGTATCTAACAGTAGATATCGTCAAAGAGGCACAACTGGGCCGTTAGTATTCCCAACGCCAAGCCAAGTTCTTATCGGTGCTTTCCCGAACGTAAACTCTGGATTCGCTAGTTCGGCTAATCAGGTTTGGCAGGGTCTATTCAATGGAAGTATTGACGAAGTTCGGGTGTACAACAAAGCACTGTCTGATACAGACGTTAGTTCACTGTACCAGCTCGAAAAAGCAGGACGCTAA
- a CDS encoding FG-GAP-like repeat-containing protein gives MISKKTPLSQAYSWVLTLAVAGILGGSCQSGKDAALNNPVIAEGKQLAQKHCASCHQLPAPELLDKETWVKHVLPAMAVNLGLEVYPADGLYYAGPKSAISFNDWQKLMAYYQALAPEKLKPADKPESTVDDWAMFALEKPQADTSQTAMTTLVAIDTIGHRLFSSDAFRSDVTRWDQQLKPALFRQLNSAAVNAQFFRDATGNERELFTTLGTMKAADIEKGELILLPSTGQGKADSSAVAIDLPRPLQTISADFNKDGLMDWVVCGFGHLKGGLYWLKQQVNHQFTKLPIKEVPGASQAVVGDYNADGWPDLVVLFAHADEGVWLFLNNKKGGFTERNLLQFPAVYGSTSFQLVDFNKDGRLDILYTCGDNSDYSKVLKPYHGVYIYLNQGDFRYKQAYFYPINGCTKAVATDFDQDGDLDIATIAFFADFTDDPSEGCLIFEQQKPLQFSPHVMPVSTYGRWICIDVNDIDQDGDADIVLGNFSKTFIIQEGLKPTWDTHLPLIVLKNKTR, from the coding sequence ATGATTTCGAAAAAAACGCCGTTGAGTCAAGCCTACAGTTGGGTTCTAACGTTAGCCGTTGCTGGAATACTGGGTGGCAGTTGCCAATCTGGTAAGGATGCTGCGCTGAATAACCCGGTTATTGCCGAAGGTAAACAGCTGGCTCAAAAACATTGCGCATCGTGCCACCAGCTACCAGCGCCAGAGCTATTGGATAAAGAAACGTGGGTAAAGCATGTTTTGCCTGCGATGGCGGTTAACCTGGGACTGGAGGTTTATCCGGCAGATGGCTTGTATTATGCGGGACCCAAATCCGCGATTTCGTTTAACGATTGGCAAAAACTGATGGCGTATTATCAGGCGCTGGCTCCTGAGAAACTAAAACCTGCCGACAAGCCAGAATCTACTGTAGATGATTGGGCCATGTTTGCGTTGGAAAAACCGCAGGCTGATACGTCCCAAACGGCCATGACAACGCTGGTGGCCATTGATACGATTGGCCATCGATTGTTTTCCAGCGATGCGTTTCGAAGTGATGTAACGCGTTGGGATCAACAGTTGAAACCGGCCTTATTTAGGCAGCTCAATTCGGCCGCGGTTAATGCCCAGTTTTTTCGAGATGCCACGGGCAACGAGCGTGAGTTGTTCACCACATTGGGCACCATGAAAGCCGCTGATATAGAAAAAGGGGAGCTTATCCTTCTCCCGTCGACTGGTCAGGGCAAGGCAGATTCATCGGCAGTGGCCATCGACTTACCAAGACCTCTACAAACTATATCTGCCGACTTTAACAAAGATGGACTGATGGACTGGGTTGTTTGTGGATTTGGGCATTTGAAAGGAGGCTTATATTGGTTGAAACAGCAGGTGAATCATCAGTTTACGAAATTGCCCATTAAAGAAGTACCCGGTGCTAGTCAGGCCGTTGTTGGGGATTATAACGCTGATGGTTGGCCCGATCTGGTGGTTTTGTTTGCCCATGCCGATGAGGGTGTCTGGCTGTTCCTGAACAATAAAAAAGGTGGATTTACGGAACGAAACCTGCTTCAGTTCCCGGCAGTTTATGGCTCAACCAGCTTTCAACTAGTTGATTTTAACAAAGATGGCCGTTTGGATATTTTGTACACCTGTGGCGATAACAGCGATTATTCGAAAGTACTGAAACCGTATCATGGCGTCTACATCTACCTCAATCAGGGCGATTTTCGTTACAAACAAGCCTATTTTTATCCTATAAACGGTTGCACCAAAGCCGTCGCCACCGACTTCGATCAGGATGGGGATCTGGACATTGCGACGATTGCGTTCTTCGCTGATTTTACCGATGATCCATCCGAAGGTTGCCTGATTTTTGAGCAGCAAAAACCGCTACAGTTTAGTCCGCATGTTATGCCCGTCAGCACCTATGGGCGTTGGATTTGTATTGACGTGAACGACATTGATCAGGATGGCGATGCCGATATTGTTCTCGGAAATTTCTCGAAAACATTCATCATTCAGGAAGGCTTGAAACCGACCTGGGATACGCATTTGCCGTTGATTGTCTTGAAAAATAAGACGCGATAG
- a CDS encoding RagB/SusD family nutrient uptake outer membrane protein, translating into MKRTTFLYISTSFAALLLTASCQKSFLDVPVQGQATTATDPNLAINLVTGVYNSLYNSEAFGGDGGDVHGISFIAATNIISDDADKGSFDGDQPSLKDIDNFTTTPTNNFVAALWNGYYSGISRANQALAALQTASIDATTKTRLIGEVRFIRGYYYFNLVRFFGKVPKVVRVPKDAQDANTDPAFQTRAPVDTIYNVITQDLQYAIANLPLRAQAGVGHANKGAAQALLAKTYLYRKNWQQVQALTQEVINSGQYSLVPDYTTIWRYVGNNNSESIFETQSGTFNNGDIAVGGYCTWQGPRVGNKGGWTDLGFGFDTPSQSLVNAYEAGDKRRASTIITIDNSGKHVGTVLYDGFRIPSADSVQNLYYNYKAYASENPSIEPYLGNRDKKQKNVRLLRYADVLLMNAEANNELGQSATAITYLNQIRTRAGLAATKAAAQGDLRTAIWNERRIELAMEHDRFFDLVRTGRAAQVMQAAGKNFVAGKNELLPVPSLQIQLSGGKLDQNPGY; encoded by the coding sequence ATGAAACGCACAACATTTCTTTATATAAGTACGAGCTTCGCAGCTTTATTACTGACGGCTTCCTGCCAGAAAAGTTTTCTGGATGTACCCGTACAAGGTCAGGCGACAACCGCAACCGACCCCAATCTGGCAATCAATTTGGTGACGGGTGTGTATAACAGCCTGTACAACAGTGAGGCTTTTGGGGGAGACGGGGGCGATGTACATGGCATCAGCTTCATTGCGGCTACCAACATCATTTCCGACGACGCCGACAAGGGTAGTTTCGATGGTGATCAGCCAAGCCTAAAGGATATCGACAATTTTACGACAACGCCAACCAATAACTTCGTAGCGGCTTTATGGAATGGCTATTACAGTGGTATTTCTCGGGCAAATCAGGCATTGGCCGCCCTTCAAACAGCTTCCATAGATGCCACAACCAAGACTCGACTTATTGGGGAAGTTCGGTTTATTCGCGGCTACTACTACTTTAACCTGGTTCGCTTTTTTGGTAAGGTACCCAAAGTGGTTCGGGTACCCAAAGACGCGCAGGATGCTAACACTGATCCGGCTTTTCAGACAAGGGCTCCAGTCGACACGATTTATAATGTCATTACGCAGGACCTCCAATATGCCATTGCCAATTTACCACTACGGGCGCAGGCTGGCGTAGGCCATGCGAACAAAGGAGCGGCTCAGGCGCTTCTGGCTAAAACCTATCTCTACCGTAAAAACTGGCAACAAGTCCAGGCGCTGACGCAGGAGGTAATCAATTCAGGGCAGTATTCATTGGTACCTGATTACACGACCATCTGGCGATACGTTGGTAATAACAACAGTGAATCCATCTTTGAAACCCAGAGTGGCACCTTCAATAACGGCGACATCGCCGTGGGTGGCTATTGCACCTGGCAAGGCCCCCGCGTAGGCAACAAAGGTGGCTGGACCGACTTAGGTTTTGGCTTCGATACGCCAAGCCAGAGTTTGGTAAATGCTTATGAAGCGGGCGATAAACGTAGAGCATCCACCATTATTACCATTGACAATAGTGGTAAACACGTTGGAACGGTTCTGTATGATGGCTTCCGCATTCCCAGCGCCGATTCGGTACAGAATCTCTACTACAACTACAAAGCCTACGCCAGCGAAAACCCGAGCATAGAACCTTATCTGGGCAATCGCGACAAAAAGCAGAAAAACGTACGCCTGTTACGCTATGCGGATGTGCTGCTCATGAATGCCGAAGCCAATAACGAATTAGGCCAATCGGCAACGGCAATTACTTATCTGAACCAGATACGTACACGCGCCGGGTTAGCCGCTACCAAAGCGGCTGCTCAGGGCGACCTGCGTACAGCTATCTGGAACGAGCGTCGGATTGAACTGGCCATGGAACACGACCGCTTCTTCGACTTAGTCCGGACAGGTCGGGCAGCCCAGGTGATGCAGGCTGCCGGAAAGAATTTCGTAGCAGGCAAAAACGAATTACTGCCCGTGCCGAGTCTGCAAATCCAATTGAGTGGTGGCAAACTGGATCAGAATCCTGGCTATTGA